The region CAGACGAAGGCATTGAACAGCATCTCAAGCCTCATCGtactcctcttcttcctcctcctcgtaCTCCTCTTCACCGGCTGTAGCATCCTGGTACTGCTGATACTCTGCAACAAGATCATTCATGTTACTCTCTGCTTCCGTGAACTCCATCTCGTCCATGCCTTCTCCTGTGTACCAATGAAGGAAAGCCTTTCTCCTGAACATAGCTGTGAACTGTTCGCTCACACGCCTGAACATCTCCTGTATCGAGGTTGAGTTCCCGATGAAAGTCGACGCCATTTTCAAACCCGTTGGTGCAATGTCACAGACGCTGGACTTGACGTTGTTCGGGATCCATTCAACAAAGTAGGATGAGTTTTTGTTCTGGATGTTCATCATCTGCTCATCGACCTCCTTAGTGCTCAGCTTCCCACGGAACACAGCGGACGCAGTTAGGTAACGTCCGTGACGAGGGTCAGCGGCGCACATCATGTTCTTGGCATCCCACATCTGCTGGGTCAGTTCAGGGACACTCAAGGCACTGTACTGTTGCGACCCTCTTGACGTCAACGGAGCAAAACCAACCATGAAGAAGTGGAGCCTCGGGAAAGGGATCAGGTTCACAGCAAGCTTCCTAAGGTCGGAGTTGAGTTGACCAGGGAAACGAAGGCAGCATGTGACACCACTCATCGTAGCCGAGATGAGGTGGTTAAGGTCACCAACTAATAACGAATCACAAAGTCAGTTGACTCATTACAAGAATctgtataataataattatagaaTTGACTCACAAGTGGGATTAGCAAGCTTGAGGGTACGGAAGCAGATATCGTAGAGAGCCTCATTGTCCAAAACCATACACTCGTCAGCGTTTTCAACAAGCTGATGCACAGAGAGAGTTGCATTGTACGGCTCAACAACAGTGTCAGAGACCTTAGGGGAAGGAAACACAGAGAAGGTCATCATCATACGGTCAGGATACTCCTCTCTTATCTTAGAGATGAGAAGCGTCCCCATGCCAGATCCAGTTCCTCCACCCAACGAGTGACAAACCTGGAAACCTATTATACCAAAGAGCCTTCTCAAGATCTAGATCGAGAT is a window of Brassica napus cultivar Da-Ae unplaced genomic scaffold, Da-Ae ScsIHWf_2960;HRSCAF=3746, whole genome shotgun sequence DNA encoding:
- the LOC125602734 gene encoding tubulin beta-4 chain-like — protein: MDLEPGTMDSLRSGPYGQIFRPDNFVFGQSGAGNNWAKGHYTEGAELIDSVLDVVRKEAENSDCLQGFQVCHSLGGGTGSGMGTLLISKIREEYPDRMMMTFSVFPSPKVSDTVVEPYNATLSVHQLVENADECMVLDNEALYDICFRTLKLANPTFGDLNHLISATMSGVTCCLRFPGQLNSDLRKLAVNLIPFPRLHFFMVGFAPLTSRGSQQYSALSVPELTQQMWDAKNMMCAADPRHGRYLTASAVFRGKLSTKEVDEQMMNIQNKNSSYFVEWIPNNVKSSVCDIAPTGLKMASTFIGNSTSIQEMFRRVSEQFTAMFRRKAFLHWYTGEGMDEMEFTEAESNMNDLVAEYQQYQDATAGEEEYEEEEEEEYDEA